ACGTCCGGAAGGCGCGCTCGAGCATATCCAGGTCGTTCGCGTCTCCCACGCGGGTGACGTTCCATCCGTATCCGATGAAGCGGGTGGCCACGTCGTCGCTGTAGGCGAGAGCGGTGTTTCCCTCGATGGTGATGCGGTTGTTGTCGTAAATCCAGCAGAGGTTCGCGAGCTTCAGGTGACCCGCGAGCGAAGCCGCCTCGCCCGAGATCCCTTCCATCATGCAGCCGTCGCCGCAGAGGGCATAGACGTCGTAATCGAAGAGCTCGAACCCAGGACGATTGAAGTGGCTCGCGAGCCATCTCTCGGCGATGGCCATCCCGACGCTCGTCGCCACCCCCTGTCCCAAAGGCCCGGTGGTGGTCTCGACTCCCGAAGTCCAGCGGTACTCCGGATGGCCGGGGCACTTGCTGCCGAGCTGCCGGAAGCGCTTGATGTCCTCGAGCGTCAACGAAGGCTCACCCAGGATCTCGTACTTCGGATTGACCGATTTCACTCCCGTCAAGTGCAGCAGAGAGTAGAGCAGCATGGAGGCATGGCCGACCGAGAGCACGAAGCGGTCCCGGTTCGGCCAGATCGGATGCTCGGGGTCGAACCGCAGGAATCGCTGCCACAGACAGTAGACCACGGGCGCGAGCGCCATGGGTGTTCCCGGATGTCCGGAGTTGGCCTGCTGCACCGCGTCCATGGACAGAGTGCGGATGGTGTTGATGCATAGCTGGTCCAGATCGCGATTGGGCTTGAACATCTCGACCACCGGCGAATCAGTACGGCCAGGTCCAGCCGGCCAGCTCCGGTCTGTCCGTTCCATGCTCGTGCGCGTATCGCAGGTTGTCGATGATGGCATCCCTCATCTCCTCCTTCAGATGGGCGGCCCTGGTGCGCAGCTTCGGCACCCGGTCGATCACGTCGATGACCAGGTGGAAGCGCGAGGTCTCGTTCAGCATCGCGAGCTCGAGCGGGGTATTGATGTTGCCCTTCTCTTTGTAGCCCCGCACGTGGAGATTTTCGTGCCCCCTAAACCGGTACGCGAGCTTGTGGATGAGCCACGGATAACCGTGGAAGTTGAAGATGACGGGTTTGTCGGTAGTGAACAGACTCTCGAACTCCCGCTCCGTCGATCCGTGCGGATGCTCGGTCGCCGGCTGGAGCTTGAACAGATCCACCACGTTGATGAAGCGGAGCTTCAGCTCCGGAGCTCGCTCTCGCAGGATCGCGGCCGCCGCCAGCGCCTCCATGGTGG
The sequence above is a segment of the Vicinamibacteria bacterium genome. Coding sequences within it:
- a CDS encoding phosphoketolase; the protein is IYLPPDANCLLVIADRCLRSTDCINVIVADKQKHLQFTTIDEAIIHCAKGIGIWPRASTDAGEEPDVVLAACGDVATMEALAAAAILRERAPELKLRFINVVDLFKLQPATEHPHGSTEREFESLFTTDKPVIFNFHGYPWLIHKLAYRFRGHENLHVRGYKEKGNINTPLELAMLNETSRFHLVIDVIDRVPKLRTRAAHLKEEMRDAIIDNLRYAHEHGTDRPELAGWTWPY